Proteins from a single region of Rhipicephalus sanguineus isolate Rsan-2018 chromosome 5, BIME_Rsan_1.4, whole genome shotgun sequence:
- the LOC119393901 gene encoding uncharacterized protein LOC119393901, which yields MNEYASLAVVTLLFLVSALCSEWDCNVTLPWSVENSDHPVIPRRVLQDLLRCPHELHGCTPSPVVCDEQLFAVTCSCANNCELYGDCCWDAGPNLSSITPATCVARNVDHHFGRNFYVISACNPKWPDDGVRRSCENATNSKEAFYLIPVTTRKMVTYLNAFCALCNYDLDDTATFWNSTGKPQSGFQVDVPPFVLKNVDTYLRPCDPHLVNVFKCPEGADSELARKCNTYFAPVEHIDNISDVVYKNVYCGLCNGAELSSLKCIPKRAVRETWVRVHIKTSFRPNLVSLMRPVLTQESCFSWHDDKCYIKVPEYYYTNHSIGDGSDDDIDVPNRTRIVAYNVQNYLTLICIGLSLACLFLKVVVYVFFKTSRSFSTRCTLCLSCTLFWSHLSFLLANSFDVHTLVCVVFAIVLHYGFLSTFFWTSLLSFDIWKHVASARISSSKRSGFLLYSVIAWGVPLLIVGTSVAINWAAPDFVLSPRYGRFGCWIGNLWSQLAFFLMPMMILLVLDIGLYVHTVVKIRRTAKRASIFEFTGGSNYCHMRLYVKLAFIMGMTWMLGFITAFFNVLAMDIVVIILIGLQGVYLFFGFRDYHHLIPKRFRKRRKCVLSAVPTVNAPVVAAEESVEERNVIRRRSSNEVEKVE from the coding sequence ATGAACGAGTACGCGTCTTTGGCAGTTGTGACCCTACTGTTCCTGGTCAGCGCCCTGTGCTCGGAGTGGGATTGCAATGTAACTCTTCCCTGGAGTGTGGAGAACAGCGATCACCCGGTCATACCGCGACGTGTCCTCCAGGATCTTCTTCGTTGTCCGCACGAACTACATGGATGCACTCCTTCGCCGGTTGTGTGCGACGAGCAGCTCTTTGCGGTGACGTGTTCGTGCGCGAATAACTGCGAACTCTACGGCGACTGTTGTTGGGACGCCGGACCTAATTTGTCGTCCATAACGCCGGCAACCTGTGTGGCGCGGAATGTCGACCATCATTTTGGAAGGAACTTCTACGTCATCTCCGCGTGCAACCCAAAGTGGCCGGATGACGGCGTGCGTCGATCGTGTGAGAATGCGACGAACTCGAAGGAGGCCTTCTACTTGATACCTGTGACCACCAGAAAGATGGTGACGTACTTGAATGCTTTTTGTGCTCTGTGCAATTACGACTTGGACGACACGGCGACGTTTTGGAATTCCACGGGAAAGCCCCAAAGCGGATTTCAGGTCGACGTTCCGCCATTCGTCTTGAAGAACGTGGATACTTACCTCAGACCGTGTGACCCTCATTTAGTTAACGTATTTAAATGCCCCGAAGGGGCAGACAGTGAACTAGCGCGAAAGTGTAATACCTATTTTGCTCCTGTCGAACACATAGACAACATCTCGGATGTCGTCTACAAGAACGTCTACTGTGGCCTCTGCAACGGGGCCGAACTCTCCTCGCTAAAGTGCATACCGAAGCGAGCTGTTCGAGAGACGTGGGTTCGCGTTCACATCAAAACATCGTTCAGGCCGAACCTCGTGTCTTTGATGCGACCCGTTCTAACTCAGGAGTCTTGCTTTTCGTGGCACGACGACAAATGCTACATAAAAGTGCCCGAGTACTACTACACGAACCATTCGATTGGGGATGGAAGCGACGATGACATCGACGTCCCCAACAGGACAAGGATAGTAGCGTACAACGTTCAAAACTACCTCACACTCATTTGCATCGGTTTGTCCCTCGCGTGTCTTTTCTTGAAAGTCGTCGTGTACGTGTTTTTTAAAACTTCTCGTTCGTTTTCCACGCGCTGTACGTTGTGCCTGTCTTGTACATTGTTCTGGAGTCACCTGTCATTCCTTCTAGCAAACAGCTTCGACGTACACACTTTGGTGTGCGTTGTGTTCGCCATAGTTCTTCATTACGGGTTTCTTTCCACTTTCTTCTGGACCAGCTTGCTGTCCTTTGACATTTGGAAGCACGTCGCGTCAGCGCGTATTTCTTCCAGCAAGCGTAGTGGCTTTCTGCTGTACAGTGTCATAGCCTGGGGCGTCCCTCTGCTCATAGTCGGGACAAGCGTGGCCATAAACTGGGCCGCCCCAGACTTTGTGCTTTCGCCTCGCTACGGCCGCTTCGGCTGCTGGATAGGCAATCTGTGGAGCCAGCTGGCGTTCTTCCTCATGCCCATGATGATCCTCCTTGTGCTGGACATCGGTCTGTACGTGCACACTGTCGTCAAGATCCGTAGAACGGCGAAGCGTGCGTCCATATTCGAATTCACGGGTGGCAGTAACTACTGCCACATGAGATTGTACGTAAAGCTCGCTTTCATCATGGGCATGACGTGGATGCTCGGTTTCATCACGGCTTTCTTCAATGTGCTCGCCATGgacatcgtcgtcatcatcttgATCGGACTGCAAGGCGTGTACTTGTTCTTTGGCTTCAGGGACTATCATCATCTGATACCGAAGCGCTTCCGCAAAAGGCGGAAGTGTGTTCTTTCTGCCGTACCTACAGTGAACGCGCCAGTAGTCGCCGCTGAAGAAAGCGTCGAGGAACGGAACGTTATTCGTCGGAGGTCTTCGAACGAAGTGGAAAAAGTTGAGTGA